One window of the Allosaccharopolyspora coralli genome contains the following:
- a CDS encoding CCA tRNA nucleotidyltransferase, which produces MSPSAHDDLQGGTAAQLPASSHGASRPEERERDAQRNAVVEVLRLAPLAEELAERFAAAGHQLYLVGGSVRDALLGRLGTDLDFTTDARPDRVRELLDGWAETVWDTGIEFGTLGAYRHGTTVEITTFRADSYDRVTRNPDVEFGDTLDGDLLRRDFTVNAMAIELPQRRFVDRHGGMPDLLARRLDTPATPEESFADDPLRMLRAARFAAQLGFAVADRVLAAMRDMADELARITPERVQAELSKLLCGTHSRRGVELLVETGLADHVLPEVPGMRLAIDEHHQHKDVYEHSLTVLDQAIDLEQAEQTEPDLVLRLAALLHDIGKPATRRFEPGGGVSFHHHEVVGAKMARKRLRALRYSKEVVNDVSGLVYLHLRFHGYGEGNWTDSAVRRYVTDAGHLLERLHKLVRADCTTRNKRKARALQRAYDELEERIARIAAEEDLAKVRPDLDGNEIVRLLGVEPGPVVGEAWKHLKEVRLDRGPMERDEAVAELYRWARDRGLDVPGVD; this is translated from the coding sequence GTGTCACCCTCAGCTCACGACGACCTCCAGGGCGGTACCGCCGCACAGCTCCCGGCCTCGTCACACGGGGCGTCGCGGCCGGAGGAGCGCGAACGCGACGCGCAGCGCAACGCCGTCGTCGAGGTACTCCGTCTCGCCCCGCTCGCCGAGGAGCTCGCCGAGCGGTTCGCCGCGGCCGGGCATCAGCTCTACCTGGTCGGGGGAAGCGTGCGCGACGCCCTGCTCGGCAGGCTCGGCACGGATCTCGACTTCACCACGGACGCGCGACCCGATCGGGTGCGTGAGCTGCTCGACGGCTGGGCCGAGACGGTGTGGGACACCGGGATCGAATTCGGCACGCTCGGTGCGTACCGGCACGGCACGACGGTGGAGATCACCACGTTCCGCGCCGACAGCTACGACCGGGTGACACGGAACCCGGACGTCGAGTTCGGCGACACCCTCGACGGCGACCTGCTGCGCCGCGACTTCACCGTGAACGCGATGGCGATCGAGCTGCCGCAGCGTCGCTTCGTCGACCGGCACGGCGGCATGCCGGATCTGCTCGCGCGGCGGCTGGACACCCCGGCGACCCCGGAGGAGTCCTTCGCCGACGATCCGCTCCGGATGCTGCGTGCCGCGCGGTTCGCCGCGCAGCTCGGGTTCGCGGTGGCCGACCGGGTGCTCGCGGCGATGCGGGACATGGCCGACGAGCTGGCCCGGATCACTCCGGAGCGGGTGCAGGCCGAGCTGTCCAAGCTGCTGTGCGGTACCCACTCTCGGCGCGGGGTGGAACTGCTGGTGGAGACCGGCCTCGCCGACCACGTGCTGCCGGAGGTGCCTGGCATGCGGCTGGCCATCGACGAGCACCACCAGCACAAAGACGTCTACGAGCATTCGCTGACGGTGCTCGACCAGGCGATCGACCTGGAACAGGCCGAGCAGACCGAGCCGGACCTGGTGTTGCGCCTGGCCGCGCTGCTGCACGACATCGGCAAGCCTGCGACGCGCCGGTTCGAACCGGGCGGCGGGGTCAGCTTCCACCATCACGAAGTGGTGGGCGCGAAAATGGCCCGCAAGCGGCTGCGCGCGCTGCGGTACTCCAAGGAGGTCGTCAACGACGTCTCCGGATTGGTGTACCTGCACCTGCGCTTCCACGGCTACGGCGAGGGGAACTGGACCGACTCGGCGGTGCGCCGCTACGTCACCGACGCGGGGCACCTGCTGGAGCGGCTGCACAAACTCGTCCGGGCGGACTGCACGACCCGCAACAAGCGCAAGGCTCGCGCACTGCAGCGGGCCTACGACGAACTGGAGGAACGGATCGCGCGGATCGCGGCCGAGGAGGACCTGGCGAAGGTGCGTCCGGACCTCGACGGCAACGAGATCGTGCGGCTGCTCGGGGTCGAACCGGGCCCCGTCGTCGGCGAGGCGTGGAAGCACCTCAAGGAGGTCCGGCTGGATCGCGGCCCGATGGAGCGGGACGAGGCGGTGGCCGAGTTGTACCGCTGGGCGCGCGACCGAGGCCTCGATGTTCCTGGGGTGGACTGA
- a CDS encoding NUDIX domain-containing protein, protein MASSSGRSGGTAPGRRRSRRRRRLRTVDETSAGGLVVDEPRGLAAIIGRLDRRGTLLWSLPKGHIEAGETAEEAAAREVAEETGITGRVVAPLGMIDYWFVADDRRVHKTVHHFLLDAVGGELSDEDLEVTEVAWVPLGELDTTLAYADERRLVRKAVAARDEATPPSAAPGSVATSTGCTGTEPG, encoded by the coding sequence ATGGCCTCGTCGTCCGGCCGCTCCGGCGGCACCGCACCGGGGCGTCGCCGAAGCCGCCGACGTCGCAGGCTCCGCACGGTCGACGAAACCTCCGCCGGGGGGCTGGTGGTCGACGAGCCTCGAGGCCTCGCTGCCATCATCGGAAGACTCGATCGGCGCGGCACACTGCTGTGGTCGCTGCCGAAGGGGCACATCGAGGCAGGTGAGACCGCCGAAGAGGCCGCGGCCCGCGAGGTCGCCGAGGAGACGGGCATCACCGGCCGTGTCGTCGCCCCACTCGGCATGATCGACTACTGGTTCGTGGCCGACGACCGACGAGTGCACAAGACGGTGCACCACTTCCTGCTGGACGCGGTGGGCGGAGAACTTTCCGACGAGGACCTGGAGGTCACCGAAGTGGCGTGGGTGCCGCTGGGTGAGCTGGACACGACCTTGGCGTACGCCGACGAGCGGCGACTCGTGCGCAAAGCGGTCGCGGCGCGCGACGAGGCCACGCCTCCGTCGGCCGCGCCGGGTTCGGTGGCGACCTCGACCGGGTGCACCGGGACGGAGCCGGGGTGA
- a CDS encoding DUF6049 family protein: MRFLSSVAVVLLTLALLPLTATTAAAQPGESRAQLEVTDITPSVVGPGAPGEVTISGRITNTGDRTITGLEARVQRGDAVDAPDDVQRALQDDVASATVPQFAPVTDTLAPQQQAPFEVRIPLAGGPSSLQIDRNGVYPLLVNINGEPQYGGRERIAEGRFLLPVTATPGNPPSPPPAATPTTLLVPLVDRPRMEREATPGQRTILADDQLSESLAPGGRLSDLVQAVGEEAGSGSPLAGGLCFAVDPDLIATASAMQDGYQVRQPDGSLQEGIGAGAAELWLGQLREVTQGRCVIPLPYADADVVALGRADLPDLIKGALDGADLIERELNVQTRRDVLWPIDGALGEPAASELGDFGIDTLLTQPSALGLSAEERAPVSVDTDNPEYRPTAQPIDPLLTAALDPQRAETGTAPAPAPGNGLLTAQDALGALTVRARTQTEPPAPSVLAPPRRWDLAAGDLRGLLGGLRQLTEQGFVRPAGLPSGPDGADGGSGSDEQAPPEQDGQPPEEGGQSPEQGGDGDREPAEPPGEQLPPARLNYPVLAGANEIRPALLQDLAALNYKVGDLFRSSERDPAIDVEPGVLTTPLRNGLLRAASSAWRGEPDAARTWLDTGESTLDGVLAGVQVDEFSGKVTLAASNSPIPLTVTNRLPVTVFVELKVARNPGLEVQDLGVLAIPAQGSRQFWPETETSRVGEFRVDVSVQTPSGTQLGSTRRLQLESNAYGPFTIVLTAGAGLLLVALAGRRIVRRVRNGRNTAEDGAGSAAPSSGSASDTPGRSENPGGTEQARDPDGKAPAWNAESRGAVGAWPGDPHHRQ, encoded by the coding sequence GTGAGGTTCCTGTCGTCCGTCGCCGTCGTGCTGCTGACGTTGGCTCTGTTGCCGCTGACCGCGACCACCGCCGCCGCCCAGCCGGGCGAGAGCCGCGCTCAACTCGAAGTGACCGACATCACTCCCTCGGTAGTCGGTCCGGGCGCGCCCGGCGAGGTCACGATCAGCGGGCGGATCACCAACACCGGCGACCGGACCATCACCGGCCTCGAGGCGCGCGTGCAGCGCGGTGACGCCGTCGACGCCCCCGACGACGTCCAGCGCGCACTCCAAGACGACGTCGCCAGCGCCACGGTGCCGCAGTTCGCGCCCGTCACGGACACGCTCGCGCCCCAGCAGCAGGCCCCGTTCGAGGTGCGGATCCCGCTTGCCGGCGGGCCCAGCAGCCTGCAGATCGATCGCAACGGCGTCTATCCGCTGCTGGTCAACATCAACGGCGAGCCGCAGTACGGCGGCAGGGAACGCATCGCCGAAGGGCGGTTCCTGCTGCCGGTGACCGCCACGCCCGGCAACCCACCGTCGCCGCCCCCGGCCGCGACGCCGACCACCCTGCTGGTCCCGCTCGTCGACCGGCCGCGGATGGAACGGGAGGCGACGCCGGGGCAGCGGACGATCCTCGCCGACGACCAGCTGTCGGAATCGCTGGCTCCCGGCGGGAGACTGTCCGACCTCGTCCAGGCCGTCGGAGAGGAAGCCGGATCCGGCTCACCCCTGGCAGGCGGCCTGTGTTTCGCCGTCGACCCCGATCTGATCGCCACCGCCAGTGCCATGCAGGACGGGTACCAGGTGCGGCAACCCGACGGCTCGTTGCAGGAAGGCATCGGGGCCGGGGCGGCGGAGCTGTGGCTGGGGCAGCTTCGTGAGGTGACACAGGGACGCTGTGTGATCCCGCTGCCCTACGCCGACGCGGACGTCGTCGCGCTCGGGCGCGCCGACCTTCCCGACCTCATCAAGGGCGCGCTCGACGGCGCGGACCTCATCGAGCGGGAACTGAACGTGCAGACGCGGCGCGACGTGCTCTGGCCGATCGACGGCGCACTCGGCGAGCCCGCCGCCTCCGAACTGGGCGACTTCGGGATCGACACACTGCTCACGCAGCCGTCCGCGCTGGGCCTGTCCGCCGAGGAACGGGCACCCGTGTCGGTCGACACCGACAACCCCGAGTACCGGCCCACGGCACAGCCGATCGACCCGCTGCTGACCGCCGCCCTCGACCCGCAGCGCGCCGAGACGGGCACCGCGCCCGCACCCGCGCCCGGGAACGGCCTGCTCACCGCGCAGGACGCGCTCGGTGCCCTCACCGTCCGGGCCCGGACGCAGACCGAGCCGCCCGCCCCGTCGGTACTCGCCCCTCCGCGTCGATGGGACCTCGCCGCAGGGGACCTTCGTGGCCTGCTCGGTGGTCTGCGGCAGCTCACCGAGCAGGGCTTCGTCCGCCCTGCAGGCCTTCCGTCCGGGCCGGACGGGGCCGACGGTGGGTCCGGGTCGGACGAGCAGGCTCCGCCCGAGCAGGACGGGCAGCCCCCCGAAGAAGGCGGGCAGAGTCCCGAACAGGGCGGCGACGGCGACCGAGAGCCGGCCGAACCACCTGGCGAACAGCTGCCGCCTGCTCGGCTGAACTACCCCGTGCTCGCCGGCGCGAACGAGATCCGTCCCGCCCTGCTCCAGGACCTCGCCGCCCTCAACTACAAGGTCGGCGACCTCTTCCGGTCGTCCGAACGGGACCCGGCCATCGACGTCGAGCCAGGCGTGCTCACGACCCCGCTGCGCAACGGGCTGCTGCGTGCCGCGAGCAGCGCCTGGCGCGGCGAGCCGGACGCGGCGCGCACCTGGCTGGACACCGGCGAGTCGACCCTCGACGGGGTGCTCGCCGGTGTCCAGGTCGACGAGTTCAGCGGCAAGGTCACCCTCGCCGCATCGAACAGCCCGATTCCGCTCACGGTGACAAACAGGCTGCCGGTCACCGTGTTCGTCGAGTTGAAGGTGGCCCGCAATCCGGGCCTCGAGGTGCAGGACCTCGGCGTGCTCGCGATCCCCGCGCAGGGTTCGCGGCAGTTCTGGCCGGAGACGGAGACGAGCCGGGTCGGAGAGTTCCGGGTCGACGTCTCGGTGCAGACCCCGAGCGGGACCCAGCTCGGATCCACGCGCCGGTTGCAGCTGGAGTCGAACGCCTACGGGCCGTTCACGATCGTGCTCACCGCGGGTGCGGGACTGCTGCTCGTCGCACTCGCCGGACGCCGGATCGTGCGCCGCGTCCGCAACGGCAGGAACACCGCCGAGGACGGTGCCGGCTCAGCGGCCCCCTCGTCCGGGTCCGCGTCCGACACACCGGGGCGGAGCGAAAACCCCGGCGGCACCGAGCAGGCGCGCGATCCTGACGGGAAGGCGCCCGCCTGGAACGCGGAGTCTCGCGGTGCGGTGGGTGCGTGGCCCGGGGACCCACACCACCGGCAGTGA
- the murJ gene encoding murein biosynthesis integral membrane protein MurJ: MNRDRQAGPVDRPGEFPTEPLGRAVPAGAAELTQPIAVGDTSGPPPDPDAEQTQVIPKPSAGSRGPSLLKASSTMAIATLISRVTGFGWKFVLAMIIGFGVANDSFTVANTLPNSIFELLLGGVLTSVVVPVLVSAAKSDPDGGEAYVQRLLSIAAIILGAGTVLSLFAAPLLTAIFVTPGDSSNQPLVTAFAYLLLPQILFYGASALFSAILQSKQVFGPPVWAPVMNNLVVLATLGVYALIPGELTLDPVRMSDPHLLTLGIGVTVGVLVQAAYQIPALRKTGFRFQWRLEWDSRLSEFGALTAWMLGYVAISMVGLAVLTRVGTGAAGGAWSIYTYAWMLLQLPYGVIGFSVMTAILPRMSAAAADRDYPKLIEDLSLGNRLSTVALLPIAAVMTALGVPLALALFSLGAASSRAEDLGFAIAVSAFGVLPYAITMMQMRAFNAMKDARTPTMIMLIMTVVKIALAIAVPLVLPAEDVVYGLTVVNSFGFVIGWLVGEVWLRHRLGPLGSRRLLATLGKTTLASVIGGLVAWGVAYGVDGAIAGDAGLGTGWLQLIAGGLIGLAVIFGLMHVLRVAELQPAFGRLATALRRR; encoded by the coding sequence GTGAACCGAGACAGGCAGGCGGGACCGGTCGATCGGCCGGGAGAGTTCCCGACCGAACCCCTCGGGCGTGCGGTGCCCGCGGGGGCGGCCGAACTCACCCAGCCGATCGCCGTCGGGGACACCTCGGGGCCGCCGCCCGACCCGGACGCCGAGCAGACTCAGGTGATCCCGAAGCCCTCCGCCGGTTCGCGCGGCCCGTCGCTGCTCAAGGCCAGCAGCACGATGGCGATCGCGACGCTGATCAGTCGGGTCACCGGCTTCGGCTGGAAGTTCGTCCTCGCCATGATCATCGGGTTCGGGGTCGCCAACGACTCGTTCACCGTCGCCAACACGCTGCCGAACAGCATCTTCGAGCTGCTGCTCGGCGGCGTCCTCACCAGCGTCGTCGTCCCGGTCCTGGTGAGCGCGGCGAAGTCCGATCCCGACGGCGGCGAGGCGTACGTGCAGCGCCTGCTCAGCATCGCCGCGATCATCCTCGGCGCGGGCACGGTGCTCTCGCTGTTCGCCGCGCCGCTGCTGACCGCGATCTTCGTGACCCCGGGCGACAGCTCCAATCAGCCGCTGGTCACGGCGTTCGCCTACCTGCTGCTGCCGCAGATCCTGTTCTACGGCGCCAGCGCGCTGTTCTCGGCGATCCTGCAGTCCAAGCAGGTCTTCGGCCCACCGGTGTGGGCGCCGGTGATGAACAATCTCGTGGTGCTCGCCACGCTCGGCGTCTACGCGCTGATCCCGGGCGAGCTCACCCTCGACCCGGTGCGGATGAGCGACCCGCACCTGCTGACGCTCGGCATCGGCGTGACCGTCGGTGTGCTCGTGCAGGCCGCGTACCAGATCCCCGCACTGCGCAAGACCGGATTTCGGTTCCAGTGGCGGCTCGAATGGGACAGCAGGCTCTCCGAGTTCGGTGCGCTGACCGCATGGATGCTCGGCTACGTGGCGATCAGCATGGTCGGCCTCGCCGTGCTCACCCGCGTCGGCACCGGCGCAGCGGGCGGCGCGTGGTCGATCTACACCTACGCCTGGATGCTGCTGCAGTTGCCGTACGGCGTGATCGGGTTCTCGGTGATGACCGCGATCCTGCCTCGGATGAGCGCCGCCGCTGCCGACCGGGACTACCCGAAGCTGATCGAGGACCTCTCGCTGGGCAATCGGCTGAGCACCGTGGCGCTGTTGCCGATCGCGGCCGTGATGACCGCGCTCGGCGTGCCGCTCGCCCTGGCGTTGTTCTCCCTCGGTGCGGCGTCCAGTCGCGCCGAGGACCTCGGTTTCGCGATCGCGGTCTCCGCGTTCGGGGTGCTGCCGTACGCGATCACGATGATGCAGATGCGCGCGTTCAACGCGATGAAGGACGCGCGGACCCCCACCATGATCATGTTGATCATGACCGTGGTGAAGATCGCGCTCGCGATCGCGGTGCCGCTGGTCCTGCCCGCCGAGGACGTGGTCTACGGGCTCACCGTGGTCAACTCGTTCGGGTTCGTGATCGGCTGGCTCGTCGGGGAGGTCTGGCTGCGCCACCGGCTCGGGCCGCTGGGCAGCAGGCGATTGCTCGCCACACTCGGAAAAACCACGCTCGCGTCCGTGATCGGCGGACTCGTGGCGTGGGGCGTCGCGTACGGCGTCGACGGTGCGATCGCGGGCGACGCGGGGCTCGGAACCGGGTGGCTGCAGCTGATCGCTGGCGGCCTGATCGGTCTCGCCGTGATCTTCGGGCTGATGCACGTCCTGCGGGTGGCCGAATTGCAACCCGCGTTCGGGCGGCTCGCGACTGCGTTGCGTCGTCGCTGA
- a CDS encoding protein kinase family protein, with product MSSKPTEQAPSNRDGSGTSESTHSGAGEKELVPGAVLDHGRYRLLSHVGSDVRCDAELWRAKDGVLGRDVALTILLGDRSDSGAAARARRTLERAMHASTFNHVGVARVLDVVTPAPEDPGGFLGAVIAEWTHGTDLVDLVAEGPLPPGTAARLTQPLAAAVEAAHHAGLVLGADHPQRIRVTNEGEIRMAFPGPLSSASSSDDVRGLGAVLYLLLTGRWSLADGPEGVPTAPQGPDGTIVAPRTLRPTVPMELSTVAVRALGSPDQSGTTGGVRTGAAVLRVLEQHASHEASTSVMQAVPASGGEPRDNEVWRTEDPKPDKTTRKKLFISVGVLGAATLLVVGWVTAGVIGIFAGPASSSGPSVVVHEDGDNHGNPGQGAQPPPPPPEPVGASEATAFNPYGEPDSPSRAPNLIDGDPATYWTTFDYFQQLGPGGIAEGTGVVLSLEQASNLREVVVDSATPGVRVEIRSTNSSSPDIEASPVIGSADLTEGENVIPIQPSEPTDHIVVWVTQLNETGGNFRATLNEVTVLGTAA from the coding sequence GTGAGCAGCAAACCGACCGAGCAGGCGCCATCGAACCGGGACGGCTCCGGCACCTCCGAGTCGACGCACTCGGGCGCTGGGGAGAAGGAGCTCGTCCCGGGAGCCGTGCTCGATCACGGAAGGTACCGGCTGCTGTCGCACGTCGGTTCGGACGTCCGCTGCGACGCGGAGTTGTGGCGCGCCAAGGACGGCGTTCTCGGCCGCGACGTCGCGCTGACGATCCTGCTCGGTGATCGGTCCGACTCCGGCGCCGCCGCCCGTGCGCGCCGGACCCTCGAACGCGCGATGCACGCGAGCACCTTCAACCACGTCGGCGTCGCCAGGGTGCTCGACGTCGTGACACCCGCGCCCGAAGATCCCGGTGGCTTCCTCGGTGCGGTGATCGCCGAATGGACGCACGGCACCGACCTCGTCGATCTCGTCGCCGAAGGTCCGCTACCTCCGGGCACTGCGGCGCGGTTGACGCAGCCGCTGGCGGCTGCGGTCGAGGCAGCCCACCACGCCGGCCTCGTGCTCGGAGCCGATCATCCGCAGCGGATCCGGGTGACCAACGAGGGCGAGATCCGGATGGCGTTCCCCGGACCACTGTCGTCGGCGTCCTCCAGCGACGACGTGCGCGGTCTCGGCGCGGTGCTGTACCTGCTGCTCACCGGCCGCTGGTCGTTGGCCGACGGGCCGGAAGGCGTGCCGACGGCGCCGCAGGGCCCCGACGGAACGATCGTCGCTCCGCGCACGCTGCGCCCGACGGTGCCGATGGAGCTGTCGACGGTCGCCGTCCGCGCGCTCGGCAGCCCGGACCAGTCCGGCACCACCGGCGGTGTCCGCACCGGGGCGGCGGTGCTTCGGGTCCTCGAACAACACGCCTCCCACGAAGCGTCGACCAGCGTCATGCAGGCGGTTCCCGCCAGTGGCGGCGAGCCGCGCGACAACGAGGTGTGGCGCACCGAGGACCCCAAACCGGACAAGACCACCCGCAAGAAGTTGTTCATCAGCGTGGGCGTGCTCGGCGCGGCGACGCTGCTCGTGGTCGGCTGGGTCACCGCGGGCGTGATCGGGATCTTCGCAGGCCCTGCCAGCAGTTCCGGCCCGTCGGTGGTCGTGCACGAGGACGGGGACAACCACGGCAACCCGGGGCAGGGTGCGCAACCACCGCCACCGCCGCCGGAACCGGTCGGCGCCTCCGAGGCGACCGCGTTCAACCCGTACGGCGAGCCCGACAGCCCGTCCCGCGCCCCGAACCTCATCGATGGTGACCCGGCGACGTACTGGACGACCTTCGACTATTTCCAGCAGCTCGGCCCCGGCGGGATCGCCGAGGGCACCGGCGTGGTGCTGAGCCTCGAGCAGGCGTCGAACCTGCGCGAGGTCGTGGTCGACTCGGCGACGCCAGGGGTGCGGGTCGAGATCCGCTCCACGAACAGCAGTTCCCCGGACATCGAGGCCAGTCCCGTGATCGGTTCCGCCGATCTCACCGAGGGCGAGAACGTCATCCCGATCCAGCCGAGCGAGCCCACCGACCACATCGTCGTGTGGGTCACCCAGCTGAACGAGACCGGGGGCAACTTCCGCGCCACGCTCAACGAAGTCACCGTGCTGGGCACCGCTGCCTGA
- the sigM gene encoding RNA polymerase sigma factor SigM: MSASVSSDADLIAAHANGDPHAFSELFRRHRDRLWAVALRTMRDHDEAADALQDAMISAFRNASSFRAESRVTTWLHRIVVNACLDRIRRRQARPTVPLPEDGPGEPATPRDLMAERDTRMAIQDALAELPEDQRTAIVLVDVQGYSVVEAAALIGVAGGTVKSRCARGRLKLAKLLGHLRNPSADANVPDDAMAEHRREGR, translated from the coding sequence GTGTCTGCCTCCGTCAGTTCGGACGCCGATCTCATCGCGGCGCACGCCAATGGGGACCCGCACGCGTTCTCGGAGCTCTTCCGTCGACACCGGGACCGGTTGTGGGCGGTGGCGCTACGCACCATGCGGGACCACGACGAAGCGGCCGACGCGTTGCAGGACGCCATGATCTCGGCCTTCCGCAATGCGAGTTCGTTCCGTGCCGAGTCCCGGGTCACGACCTGGCTGCACCGCATCGTCGTGAACGCCTGTCTCGACCGAATCCGGCGAAGGCAGGCGCGACCGACGGTGCCGTTACCCGAGGACGGGCCCGGTGAGCCCGCGACGCCCAGGGACCTCATGGCCGAGCGCGACACTCGGATGGCGATCCAGGACGCGCTGGCCGAACTCCCCGAGGACCAGCGCACGGCCATCGTGCTCGTCGACGTCCAGGGTTACTCGGTGGTCGAGGCGGCGGCGCTGATCGGGGTCGCGGGCGGCACCGTGAAGAGCCGTTGCGCGCGCGGCCGGTTGAAGCTCGCGAAACTTCTGGGGCACCTACGGAACCCGAGTGCGGATGCGAACGTCCCAGATGACGCGATGGCCGAGCATCGACGGGAGGGACGATGA
- the trxB gene encoding thioredoxin-disulfide reductase, translating into MSSDVRNVIIVGSGPAGYTAAVYAARAELEPLVFEGTQFGGALMTTTDVENYPGFREGVMGPDLMEQMRSQADRFGAELRAEDVEEIQLDGDVKLVRANGTEYRAKAVILAMGAAARYVGVPGEERLLGRGVSACATCDGFFFRDQDIAVVGGGDSAMEEATFLTRFAKSVTIIHRREEFRASKIMLERARANDKIKWQLNSTVTEVLGDGTVSSLRLEDTVTGEESELPVAGMFVAIGHDPRSETVKGQVELDDEGYVLVQQPTTHTGVPGVFAAGDLVDKTYRQAVTAAGSGCAAAIDAERWLAEQESTGVAEVAAEHVGGGYGPAATAAAH; encoded by the coding sequence GTGAGCAGCGACGTCCGAAACGTGATCATCGTGGGCTCCGGTCCCGCCGGCTACACCGCAGCGGTGTACGCGGCACGGGCCGAGCTCGAACCGCTCGTCTTCGAAGGGACCCAGTTCGGCGGCGCCCTGATGACGACGACCGACGTGGAGAACTACCCGGGCTTCCGCGAGGGCGTCATGGGCCCCGACCTGATGGAGCAGATGCGCTCCCAGGCGGACCGATTCGGTGCCGAGCTGCGGGCCGAGGACGTCGAGGAGATTCAACTCGACGGCGACGTCAAGCTCGTTCGCGCCAACGGAACCGAGTACCGCGCGAAGGCCGTCATCCTCGCGATGGGAGCCGCCGCCCGCTACGTCGGAGTTCCCGGCGAGGAACGACTGCTCGGCCGCGGTGTGTCGGCGTGCGCGACCTGCGACGGGTTCTTCTTCCGCGACCAGGACATCGCGGTCGTCGGCGGCGGTGACTCGGCGATGGAGGAGGCCACCTTCCTCACCCGCTTCGCCAAGTCGGTGACGATCATCCACCGTCGTGAGGAGTTCCGCGCATCCAAGATCATGCTCGAGCGCGCTCGCGCCAACGACAAGATCAAGTGGCAGCTGAACTCCACGGTCACCGAGGTGCTCGGTGACGGCACGGTGTCGTCGCTGCGGCTCGAGGACACGGTCACCGGCGAGGAGTCCGAGCTGCCGGTGGCGGGCATGTTCGTCGCCATCGGCCACGACCCGCGCAGCGAAACCGTCAAGGGTCAGGTCGAACTCGACGACGAGGGCTACGTGCTCGTGCAGCAGCCGACCACGCACACCGGCGTTCCCGGCGTGTTCGCCGCGGGTGACCTCGTCGACAAGACCTACCGTCAGGCCGTCACCGCCGCCGGTTCCGGTTGCGCGGCGGCGATCGACGCCGAACGGTGGCTCGCCGAGCAGGAGTCCACCGGGGTCGCCGAGGTCGCGGCCGAGCACGTGGGCGGCGGGTACGGACCGGCCGCCACCGCGGCGGCACACTGA
- the trxA gene encoding thioredoxin, whose translation MAGNTETVDADSFEAKVLNSDKPVLVDFWATWCGPCKMVAPVLEEIAGEHGDKLSVVKLDIDQNPSIMRDYQVMSVPTLLLFNKGEAVKQIVGAKPKAALLSDLDEYL comes from the coding sequence ATGGCAGGCAACACCGAGACCGTCGACGCCGACTCGTTCGAGGCGAAGGTCCTCAACAGCGACAAGCCCGTCCTGGTGGACTTCTGGGCGACCTGGTGCGGTCCGTGCAAGATGGTCGCGCCGGTGCTCGAGGAGATCGCGGGCGAGCACGGTGACAAGCTCTCCGTCGTCAAGCTCGACATCGACCAGAACCCGAGCATCATGCGGGACTACCAGGTCATGTCGGTTCCGACGCTGCTGCTGTTCAACAAGGGCGAGGCGGTCAAGCAGATCGTCGGCGCCAAGCCGAAGGCGGCGCTGCTCAGCGACCTCGACGAGTACCTCTGA